GCCAGCCCGGCAGTGCCACCCGGGTGGCCGGCCAGCTGGCCCAGACAATGGGCAGCAGCAGCGGCAGCGACAGCACCAGGGCCCAGCAGATCACCTGCCAGCTGCCCAGTTCCTTGGCCAGCCGCGCCCCTTCAGCGTAGCCCAGGCCGCACAGCACGCAGGACAGCAACAACCACAGATCCGCCAGTTGCCAGTGCCCCTCGGCCTGCTGGCCGGCGTAGAACAACACCAGGGCGGTGCCGGCCACGGCGCACAGCCAGAATCCGGCGCGGGGGCGGTGGTGATGCAAAAAGGCGCCGAACAGGGCGGTGCACAGCGGCAGCAGGGCGGTCACCAGCACGCTGTGGGTGGCCGATACCGTTTCCAGCGCCACCGACGACAGCAACGGGTAGCCAAACACCACCCCCAGTGCCACCACGCCCAGCCGGGGCCACTGGTGCCATGCGGGCAGGCGCTGGCGTGTAACCAGTAACAGCAGGGTGGCGAATACCGCGCCCAGGGCGGCACGGCCGGCGCCGGTGAACAGGCCCGACATGCCCGCTTCCACCGAAATCCGGGTTGCGGGCAGGCCGGCAGAAAACAGCATCACGGCCAGCACGCCCCAGGCCATGCCTTGCAGCGGGCGGGGGGCCGGGGAAGACAGTGCGGAAGCCTGGTTCATGATCAATATCCTGATAACAAGGGTGGAACAACGGAGCGCTTGTGTTTGGGCATCATAATCGCTTTACTACCGGACAATCAGGACACTTTGTCCGGTATTGACCCAAGTGTACAGGTAACATGGCCATGACAATTTCCACCGCCGACTGGGCCTTTGACAAGGCCAGCAGTGAGCCCTTTGTTGAGCAACTGGTGCGCCATGCCACCCAGGCAGTGGCCGAAGGGCGCTGGAAACCCGGCGAGCGGCTGCCTTCCATTCGCCTGCTGGCCGAACGGCTGGGGGTCAGCCGCTTTACCGTGGCCGATGCCTACGAGCGCCTCGCCGCCGCGGGCCTGGTGGTCAGCCGGCAGGGCAGCGGTGTGTATGTGGCGCGCAGCACCCAAACCCGCCGGCTGGCGCTGGAGGTGGATGCTTCCGCCAGCGCCATGGCCCAGGAGGTGATTTTGTTGCGCCGGGTGATGGACACCGAGCGTTTTTCCCTCAAGCCCGGCAGCGGTTGTTTGCCCGCCGACTGGCTGGGCGATGGTGACA
The Oceanimonas pelagia genome window above contains:
- a CDS encoding DMT family transporter — its product is MNQASALSSPAPRPLQGMAWGVLAVMLFSAGLPATRISVEAGMSGLFTGAGRAALGAVFATLLLLVTRQRLPAWHQWPRLGVVALGVVFGYPLLSSVALETVSATHSVLVTALLPLCTALFGAFLHHHRPRAGFWLCAVAGTALVLFYAGQQAEGHWQLADLWLLLSCVLCGLGYAEGARLAKELGSWQVICWALVLSLPLLLPIVWASWPATRVALPGWLSMLYLSSVSMFIGFFFWYRGLAMGGVTLVSQTQLLQPFGALWLAALLLGEPVSAQAVWICLGVVACVALGRRYA